TGGAGGCGGCCGGCACCGAGGGCGCCTCCATGGCCGCGCCGCTCgtccggctccggctccggctccggctccggctccgggaGCGGgtccggggccgccgccgccgccgccgcgcccggtGCGTCACAACCGCCCCGCGCGTCACAACCGCCCGCGcggcgctcggcgcggcgctgccACCGCGCCCCCTGGCGGCCGGCGGAgcgcgctgccccccgcccgccccggccgctgtgcgcctgcgcggccgcgccccgccccgccccgccccgccccgccccgccccgccgggggtGGTCTCGAgcgcgcgggccgggggggcgggaTCGCGCGGGTGTGCGGAGGGTTTCACGCGCAGCGGGTTCGCGCGCGGCTGCGGGGCTTCTGGAGGCGCGCGAGGCCCTGGCACACGCAGGGGCCCGGCACGCGCTCGCATccccccgcgggcgccccgcggcgcgcggcTGCTCGCAGGGAAAGGCGGCTGCGGCGCCACGCGGGCCCCTGCGCGATGACCCCACGCGCGCCGTGACGCAGAGGCGCCACAGCCGCCGCCATGCGGCAGCGTCGTGGTGTCTGGCGGGGCGGCCCGTGCCGCAGGGCGGGGTCGGGGCGGCGCGCAGGGCCCGGAGCTCGCCGGCGCCCGGGTTGGGCGGAGCGCtgggctccccgcggggccgcgcacACGCCGCGGTCAGCGTGCGCGATCCGCGCTTCGGGCCGCAGCAGCGGGAGAGCCCGCCGCGGGAGCCGTCTCCGTGGCCGCGTCCCCTGCTgccagcgcccgcccgcgcggctCGTCCCGGGAGCCCCGTTCCCGCGGCGGGAGCTGCCGGAGCCGCGCTCCGCCTGGGCCCCTCAGCGGGTCGCGGGGCGCCGGGTAGCCCGTCTGCCTTATCATACTCGACTCTGCTCTGTAAAACTCGCTGGAGAGCAGAACTAACCGCTGCCTGGAGCCCCCGGCCCTGGCGggacagagctgagaaaagcagTCCAGTTTTTCCGAATGCAATCAAACGCAGCTGCGTGCAGGGGCAGCATCGCTGCGCACGAGTCGCCAGCGCTCCCCCGTCTGCTGCGAGGTGTCTTCTCCCATCGAGCCCGCAGATGGTCCCAGCCCCAGCCTCGTTTTCTCTGCGCTGTCTCTTTGGCAACGGGTAAAGGCCGATGCTGCGGCCGACGGTGGGAACCCTCtgcccgggccgggccaggctgGTCCTGCCCTCCCGCTGCCGTATGCTCCAGGAAGGGCAGGTAGAACACGCCGTGCCCTAGGCCGGCTCGGAAAAGTCACGCAGCTCTGAAGGTACAAAAGCCCGGAAGCagatattttgatttcatttttaatgagttGCATCAGTGCTATGTAAGCAGAGTCGTAGCAGCGCCTTGCGAACATCTGCCAGGGCAGATGCAGTGCCGTCAGGGCACTCGGATGCGAACGAAGCGGTGAGCGGCACACAGGACACAGCCTGCCAGCTGGAGGAGTTCGGGGAAAGCCTCTGGCGCGCGACACATTCCACAGGCAGGACGAGAGCCACGTTTGCTCCTTGCCCGTCCTGTGTGTGGACAAGAGCACAGacccttctcctcctttttctgcctgTCTGCAGGTACTGTCAGAGCTGAGCCTTTGGTGGTGCAGGACCAGCCTTGCCAGAGGCAAAAAAAGATGCATATaggcactggggggggggggagcaatGATGAATTTCTGGACATTTTTAGGCATTTCAGGCATTAAATGCGAAGGGCCAGATCTGGATTTTAGCAAGAAGGCTTGCTGATTTGGCAGGAGCATGTCCCTACATCTCTGCACCAGAAAGCATGTTTAAAAACTCCAGTGGCAATTCCTTGGTTGCAGGACAGACCCCCGATGGCCAGCCATTGCAGCTGGGGAGGCTGTGGGGTGGCTCAGCCGCTGCGTGTACCTAACAGGCCCAGAAACATCACAACAAAAATAGGAAATGCACCTGCAGAAGTATGAAGAAAGGTTTTCCCGCAGGACTAAGATTTGTACATCACATCTCATACCCTTTTGTATCCACACACTTGAGGATccacagcaacagcaaaacttGACGACTGCACTTCAGGATTCCTTATCTCTTCACCCTTTAGCTTTGAACCAGTCAGTTACTCTGCAAAAGTCAGTCAGAGTGAgacaaaaaaggaggaataacAACAGAGAGAACACCCGCGAGGAGCAACGGTCAGGGCTGGCAAACTACCGTTAGCAGAGGGGCTACGACTACGCAAAGAAGTCCTAACGGGCACtaaggaaagcagcagagttCGCAGCTGGTGCGGTGCTGTCGGAGTTACATCTCAGGAGGGCAGTTAAGTTGGTTCGTGGGCATCATTTTCTCGGTGTCAATCTTGTAGGACTGGAGAAGGTTCTTCAGGCTGTCCACAGTTTCCGGGTGCATCTCGGGAGCTCTTGAAAGAATCCAGGCGTAGTTGACATGGAAGAGCCAGAGAATGTTAGTGCAGGAGTAAACCAGCGAGTAGTTCTCATAGTCAGTGGAGATGACCCAGTAAGGAGCGGAAGGTGTGACTAGGAGAAAGAAGGGCATCGTTAAACGCCATGGGCGACCAGCTCTGGACCGCTCCGCAGCAGGGTGCTGCAGCCCCGTCTCCTGGGGGCTGTggcctgtcctgctgctgctgggccagaGCAGGGAGCTGTAATTTAGGAAACCACCTCAGGACTCCTTGTTCTGACCAGAGGGACTCGAGAGAACCCCAAAGCCATGAACATGTCGCACTGCGACCTGAACAGCCAGCCCAGCCCTCTGAAAGCCCGTACGTGTGTGAGGGGGCTCGCTGGCATGGGTGAGCCGTAGGCCTGGACCGACAGCCACGAGCGGAGAAGCACGAAGCACGACCTCCctcccggcccccgcggccccggggcagggccCTGCAGAGCCCCGTGGAGGCGGGGTGGCCGAAAGCAGCATCGCTGGCCGATCCTGTCGGTACCAGCCGCCTGGGCAAATCCCCTTTGCAGTCAGGCTGCTACATCTGCTGCCAGGAGCATCAGCTACTCCAGCTTCCAGCCATCAGGCGGAAAGCAGAAATTGGAAAGCAGGCTGGAGTAAATGCATGGGGATTTGTTTCTGGTCCATTCGGAAATGCCAAGCGTGGCTCCGGGGCCCTGCGCACTCTGCGGGTGAAACGGCCGCAGCGGGGGCACTCGCGGCACCTAGCCGGGTCTGTCTGTGCACGTCCCCTGCTCCACCCACCCGCTTCTCAAATAACTCCTCTGTTAGTGCCGCAAACAGCCAAGGAAAAGGCGTgagaaagtaagaaataaaagaggTGCAAAGGAGAGACAGATTTTCACTTTCCAAAGCATTGCTGTGGACAGAGGAAAGTGCTGTGTAACACGATCAAAGTGCGCCATACCTCAGCAGGCTCCTGTGGCACGTTACATTAGCAAGcgaagaaaaagcaaacaaaaacacgTTATTAAAGCTAATGGAAGCAGCTTGTAAGCAGAGGCAGTGTGTGCTGGGCTGGGCTTCCGAAAAACAAGCCTGTTCCTGGCTCTGTGGGCTGCCTCCCCCACCTCCAACCCTTCGCTTCCCCACAGGTAACGTGGCACGCAGTGATGGCAGTGCTGCTCATCTTCCTTGCTTTGGGATCAGCTGGTGAAAAGTACTCTACCACTAGGGCTATTGCTGTAAATTATAGCTGAACATCATCAGATCTCGGCCTGCTGATCCCAACACTGGTCCTAACCCTTTGCCTAGGCTGCAGTCCCCGTCATGCTGCGGTGAAGCCCTGGGGCAACCTCTTGCTCTGCAGGTTGTCCGTTTTTGATAACATTGCAGTTACTTGCTTTATGCCCCTGCACGCCGCCTGCCCTCCGCATGAGCCGGGCTCGCGGTGCTGTGGCAGCCAACGGCCCGTGCCGGGAGCTGGTGCCGGCTGCGAGCGGCTCCTGGTGACACACTTACACCAGTTAAAGCTGATGCCGAGCTTGGCTGGCTCCTTTACGTCCACATATGTGATTTCTCCTTCGATTTCTTTAACTTTGCCGTTAGACCTAAGGAGAGAATGACAAggtgagaaataaaattagGCAAGTTTTTGAAATCACATTTAAGTTTTTATCCTTCCTGACGTATTCATCTACCAAGGGGTGGCTGAAACATGTCCCAGCTAACCACAGCTTCCCCAGAAGAACAGGTCAACCTTTGGAGACCGTGTTTCAGTGGCTGGTGGTACACGCCGGGTCCGAAGACATGCTCAGTGGGGTGGCAGGGACACAGGAATGCCGTTGCAGGTTAATTTACCCCAGACCTCCAAGATGCCTCTCTCCAGGGCTTTACAGTGTGGCACATTTCCAAGCCAGCACTGATAAAAAAATGCCTGACAACACACATTCAAACCATTAAAGGCAGGTTAACAGCTGAAGGATCCCCAGAGCTGCTtgagagaggaagcagcagaactGCTGTGTGGCTGGTGTGAGCCCTCATTTAATGCTCATACTGCCTGAACGCGCTTCGATTCCCCTGACGATACTGATGGGGCAGAACAGGAAGAGCTGGTGAACGTGGGCAAGGACAGCATTCCTGGGACAGTCTGCAGCATCCAGCATGACCAGACACACGACTGCCTGCAAACACCAATAACTGGAAGGAGTGCTAGAGGGAGGCCAGGCACCGCTGcgagcccagctctgctcctgctttgcCTCGCACAGCTGTGCTGGACTGGCCCggctcagccctgcagcaagCATCTTTTCCTAATTGCCCCCGAGCATGCAAAATCCTGCTCAAGACCAAGACATAGCACTGCACAGTCCCAAAActgcttctctgctctcctACACCACTATCGGAGGAGCTTTCCCTTGCAAAACCAGCCTGAAGGGCTCAGTGATGGCAAGTTTGGCTCAGTGGCCACCAAGGGAGCCCCAGGCCCGAGGCAGGACAGACAGATCCCTCTGTGGAGAGCAGGAAAATCCCAGCACTCTTCTCAGATCTGCCAAGGACTTGCTCCACTTCTGCTAGCTCTGAAAGGTGCCCAATCGCTTATGCATTTCCAGGTCGAAGCATATCCTTCCCCACACAAGTTACCTGCCCCTACTTGATGAGTTCAGGCTTGTTTAGCTGCCGATCCAGAGCGCTGTCCTGCTGGCAGCTGGCTCTATAGCTCAAGCTGCCTAACGTGTGATTGCATTTTTCCCCGGACGCCTCAAGCCTGAGCGACTGCCTGTGGGGCTTTGAAATGGGAGCACCCAAAAAGACCGGAGCTAATTTGTCTCACCAGCTGCTCCCTGCGTAGCCGTGGCCACGTCGCTTTGTACTTCCACCTCGTTTTCCCTGTCCGTAAAACAAAAGGGGCTGTATGCCTGTGCGTGCCTACAGTCCCTGCCTTCCTCTCACCAGGAGCGCCGCAAGAAGCTTGTTAGCATGTGCTTGCTGGCTTGGGCACGAGAGCCAACAGACGCTGCAGGCACAAGCGACCCGTGAACGCCGCTGCCTTGCTCTGGAAACGCAGACCGGCTGCAGGACGCAGGTATCGCAAGGGAGACGCTGCGCCTGCGGGTCTGCCGGCAGCGAGGGTCGAGGGGCTGGCGCTGGAGCCACGCACAGCACGCGCGTCGGCCAGCAGGTTTTACCAAGGTGTTCCTGATGCTTGAGGATCCTGAGCTGCTGCAGTCCTGACACCGACGGTCAGTCCCACTGAGACATTCCCCTCCTGCAGAGTCCCATCGCCTGCAGTTTAATAGGGGCCAGCTGGTCGTCAGGCGCTCCCGTGGCGCGGGAGCCGCGGAGACGGGGCCGAGCAGCCGCCGCGCGGCACAAGGAACATGTTGCAGCGTTGTTATTGCAGAGCAGGACAATGTCGCCAGCCCATGCCAGGGAGCGCGGGGAACAGCGGCTCCTTGAGCGCTCGCCGCCGCTCGGTCACGCTGCCGCTTGCCCCACCGCCC
This Rhea pennata isolate bPtePen1 chromosome 9, bPtePen1.pri, whole genome shotgun sequence DNA region includes the following protein-coding sequences:
- the APOD gene encoding apolipoprotein D — encoded protein: MLRTAVLLSVLLSLVGFGEGQTFHMGPCPDPPVQEDFNIAKYVGKWYEIEKLPSSFEKGSCIQANYVMEENGKIKVINKELQSNGKVKEIEGEITYVDVKEPAKLGISFNWFTPSAPYWVISTDYENYSLVYSCTNILWLFHVNYAWILSRAPEMHPETVDSLKNLLQSYKIDTEKMMPTNQLNCPPEM